In the genome of Microscilla marina ATCC 23134, the window ATAAGTATACACTTGTAGATAGAAATGAGGTGGTGAAAAAACGCAAAGCCGACCTAAAAGCCGCTATGAAGTCATTTTTGGCAAAAGCCAGTGGCTTAATGACGCTACTGACAGGCAACGAAAAAATAGAGCTGGTATACGACCATCGTAACAAACGCTATTACCAAAGCAGAAGCAAAAAATACAGTGTATTGATGCCCCGTTTTTTGGTAGCCTCTATTGATAAACAAACCTGGAGCAACAATCCAGACAAGGTAAATTTTAGCAAAGAAACCAGATTGAATACGACTAATCGGTCATTAGAAGTAATGTCGGGCATTATAGAGGGCTTGTTCAAACGCAGCGTTTCTCAGTCTTTTCAGGGGTACAACCGCGTAAGGTACCATCAATTAGGAGATATGGGAGTGCTCTATAGCCTTCAGTTAAACCAAAGAGTAAATGTGTCGCATGATGAAAAATATGTAATAATTAAAGATAACAAAGTGATAGATTCAGACAGTATAAGGGCACGCAAGAGTGGCAACTATGCACAAGTAAAAGCAGCGCGGCAGCAAGCTTATGGCAAGGCATATCAAAAGTTTGAGCAAGAAATAAAGCAATATTTGGTAGAGTATGGCAAGGTGCTACAGGGCATTGCCGCCAACAAGTGGCTAGTGTTGCAGGTGTCGTTGCCCAAAATGTGGTATACCAAAGATGACCCCAATGTGCCACATAGTGTACAAGTAAGTGTAAAAGCGGGCGTGCTACAAAATGTAAAAGCGGGGAGAATGACCGCTGAGAATGCACAAAGTCAAGTAGTATTGCAAAAGTATTAATTAATTGAAGAACCGAATTATTTAACAAAGAAATACAAAAACAAAATGAAACATATTCATAAAATAACCCAGCTTTTTTTATTGGCTTTTGTGGCAGGTCTTGCCAGTATGCAGTTTGCCTGGGCGCAAAAGATAGATGAAGAAAGAATGAACCGTGACATTAAAGTCACCGAAAAAGTGTTGTCTACTTTGTTTAAAACTTCACTCGACGACCATCGCCACCATATGATACGCGGTACAAGCAGCATCAGAGGTACTTATATTCCCAACTATGGGGTGTTGTTTAGAATACCACAAGTGTTTTTTAATAATATAAGCGATGGTGTGGTGTACTTGTCTGACGAAGGCACAAAACAAGTGATGCGCGACCGGGTAAAGGTGATCAATATTGATAATTATAAATCGGGTGAGGTGATTTACTGGTTAGACAAACAGGCGGTAGCACTGGCGCCAGTAGTAGTAGGCAATAGGGTAAGAAAACGGAAACAAGTGCGTGGGGTAAGTATTGACAGTGTGTTGAATGGCCGTAGAGCTAAAGCTTTGGACCTGATTAAGGTATTCATACGAGACTATAGTTCGTTGTTGAGTCAATTGTCTGACAATGACAAGATTGTGGTAACCTATGACAGAGTGTTGAATATGAACCGTTTGTTTAGACAAAAACCTGAACTCAAGGAGAAAAATTCGTTGATAGTAGAGGTTACTTACAAAGATGTGAAAGCCAACCAGGGAAAAGCACTCGAAAAGAAAATGAAGGTATCTTCGCTTGACATACCACCCGCAAATAAGCTACAACTAGAAGTATTTAAGAAGATATTAGATGAATTGTTTGAGCGTAGAAATACCGATGGCAAGAGTTTTTATCGAAGCAGTAGAAGCAGTTACGCTCATTTGAAAGGTTTTGGGGTGATTTATGACCTCAGGTTAAGAAAGCCCAAACGACACAAAGGACACGGACACAGCTATAGCGTGGTAAGTGGAGGGGGAACTGTGATAGTGAACGAATGTGACGATGATAATACCAAAGGGCTGAGCGAAAAACAACGCAAAGAAAAGCGTGAGAAGGCACGTCTTGAATACAAACAATTGACAGAGAAGGCGTATGCAAAGCTGGAAAAAGACCTAAAGAAACATATGGTAGACTATGGCAGAACTTTGCGTAATGTGCCTGCCAACGAAATGCTCATGTTTAATGTGCGTCTGCGTGGTCATTATTCCTACGATAACGACGGTAAATCGGCAAAAATTCCTCGTTTGATGGTGCTGACGGTTAAAATGAGCGACTTGAACGGTAAAAGCGCGGAAAGCAAGATAAACGTAAAAAAAATATTTAGGTAATCTTGTAATGAAAGAAGGGGTGGTGCGTCATTTATTTACAAGCGCACCAAGTAACCTTTTTTATAAAGTGAAGCTTCTCTGGTTGTAAGCACGAAGGCTGTCTACTTATCAGGAAATATTGGAACGAAAACAAACCATATAACCAATTTAGTAAGTGATCTGGAAAAAATAAGATGTGCCAATTTAAGAAAATATATTGTTCTCAGACAATTCAAAAAAAACGGTGCATAGCCAAAGCTATGAGGCTTTTTTTTTTGAGAAGAATGAGGGCAATAGATACACTTTAATGGCTCAAATTATTTATGAAAGATCACTAAAGGGCATTCACTACTTTTAGTCCACTGTGATAGAAGGCAGCCCAGAGAACAATTTAATTTTGACTCAAAGATTTTTAAAACTGTGTTTAGTACGCAATAGATTCCTAAAATCTCTCAGAAAAAGCCGGATACTTTATTCGGCTTTTTTTATTGGGGTGTTTATCAAATCTCCCTGTTTTAAGGAGTGATAGCTTTTTGCTGAAAGAAGCTGCTATGTTTCTTCACCAGTGGGGTTTATGATTAGTTGGTTTTGAGGGGTTTGGGCGAGGATTGGTTTATGACCTGGGAAATCCAAATTTTACTCTGTGTGCCTGGAGAGCTTTCAGGCTTGGGTAATATTGGGGGTTTTGTGGCAATAGAATTTCTTGTTTATGAAACTGATGCAAATGATAGGGTGAGGTCTTATTTTCTTTAAAATTATTGCTCACAATTACCCGGTATTGATCATCAATGGCAATCAAACCCTTATCAAACGCCTTATGTATGGTATAGGTAAGCGGAATGCCGTTATTTACGCTATTGTTGCCATGGACATGAAAGGGTTCTATGTGGCAGCCTTCTACCATACTGATTTTTCTTTTGACTTTGGGGCTTACCTGTATGTTTAATTGTGAAACACAGCACGAATAATTATATATTTCTAAAATAAACTCTGAAAACTTAGCTGTTCGTATAAACTCTTCTTCATCTACTTGTTCCCTGGCTTTACTTCCGGCTTTGAGCCTTGTTTTTACCTGATTCAAACGCGTATAGTATGCCTCAAAATCTTCTTCTACAATACTTTTACCTACCTCTTGAATATATTGCTTATAGTTGAGTTGCTCAGTAAATTTGTTTTTACTGTAG includes:
- a CDS encoding HNH endonuclease, producing MNHAEKNKKGSVAPHKPILLLSIIRLIEDKVITSHQIYLTPELLSTFKKYWELLANPNYHREISLPFFYLKSDGFWTLVPNLGHEEFFASKKTIKTFHQLTTKVAYAELDEALFQFLQNKQHRQDFCQILLNTYLAYSKNKFTEQLNYKQYIQEVGKSIVEEDFEAYYTRLNQVKTRLKAGSKAREQVDEEEFIRTAKFSEFILEIYNYSCCVSQLNIQVSPKVKRKISMVEGCHIEPFHVHGNNSVNNGIPLTYTIHKAFDKGLIAIDDQYRVIVSNNFKENKTSPYHLHQFHKQEILLPQNPQYYPSLKALQAHRVKFGFPRS